The Marinilongibacter aquaticus genome has a window encoding:
- a CDS encoding amidohydrolase: protein MKVLFTFFLLFNAAFTLLGQESLKKQMAAEAEGLEDKLIAWRRDFHTHPELSNQEFRTAEIVAKHLKSLGLEVQTGVAETGVVGILKGGLPGPVMALRADMDALPVSERTDVPFKSAVTTTFNEQQTGVMHACGHDSHIAILMATAEVLAKHKTELKGTVKFIFQPAEEGVFGSGKAFGADLMVQEGVLENPKVEAVFGLHINSQTPAGAIKYKPGPEMAAVDQLYIDVLGTQTHGAYPWSGVDPVTTASQIVMGLQTIVSRNVKLIDNPAVVSVGAIHGGIRHNIIPEKVSLVGTIRTFSEAQQQLVHRRIREIAENIAKSAGAEAKVKIERGYPVTYNDPELSEKMRPSLEEAAGSENVIGSTLVMGAEDFSYFAKKVPGLFFFLGGMDPQKKPEEVAPHHTPDFYLDESGFVVGVKAFCNLIVDYGNQ, encoded by the coding sequence TTGAAAGTTTTATTTACTTTTTTCCTTCTTTTTAATGCAGCGTTTACCCTTTTGGGGCAAGAATCGCTGAAAAAACAAATGGCCGCAGAAGCCGAAGGGCTTGAAGATAAACTCATTGCATGGCGAAGAGATTTCCATACTCACCCCGAATTGAGCAATCAAGAATTCAGAACGGCTGAAATTGTTGCCAAACATTTGAAAAGTTTGGGTTTGGAAGTGCAAACGGGCGTCGCCGAAACAGGCGTAGTAGGCATTTTAAAGGGTGGACTTCCCGGTCCTGTAATGGCCCTTCGGGCAGATATGGACGCATTGCCGGTAAGTGAACGTACCGATGTACCCTTTAAATCTGCGGTTACGACGACTTTCAATGAGCAGCAAACCGGAGTGATGCATGCCTGCGGTCACGATAGCCATATAGCCATTCTGATGGCCACGGCCGAAGTGCTGGCCAAGCACAAAACCGAATTGAAAGGTACGGTCAAATTCATTTTCCAACCCGCCGAAGAAGGCGTTTTCGGTTCGGGAAAAGCCTTTGGTGCAGACCTTATGGTACAGGAAGGCGTATTGGAAAACCCAAAAGTGGAAGCCGTATTCGGTTTGCACATTAATTCGCAAACGCCTGCAGGAGCGATCAAATACAAACCGGGGCCTGAAATGGCGGCTGTAGACCAATTGTACATCGATGTGCTGGGCACACAAACCCACGGAGCCTATCCTTGGTCGGGCGTGGATCCCGTGACCACCGCTTCTCAAATAGTGATGGGCTTGCAAACCATCGTCAGCCGAAATGTAAAGCTCATCGACAATCCGGCGGTGGTAAGCGTGGGAGCTATTCACGGGGGAATTCGCCACAACATCATTCCCGAGAAGGTATCTTTGGTGGGTACGATTCGTACATTCAGCGAAGCACAACAACAATTGGTGCACAGGAGAATTCGGGAAATTGCAGAAAATATCGCAAAAAGTGCCGGAGCAGAAGCCAAAGTGAAAATAGAACGCGGCTATCCCGTGACTTATAATGATCCCGAATTATCCGAAAAAATGAGACCGAGCTTGGAAGAGGCGGCGGGTTCTGAAAATGTGATCGGCAGCACTTTAGTGATGGGAGCCGAAGATTTCTCCTATTTCGCAAAAAAAGTACCCGGATTGTTCTTCTTTTTGGGCGGAATGGACCCACAGAAAAAGCCCGAAGAGGTGGCTCCACACCATACGCCCGATTTTTATTTGGACGAATCGGGATTTGTAGTGGGTGTTAAAGCATTTTGCAATTTAATTGTCGACTACGGCAATCAATAA
- a CDS encoding L-threonylcarbamoyladenylate synthase translates to MEAEVIRIYESEPDLDKIEQVVRVLKDGGIIIYPTDTVYAMGCDIYQNRAVEKLSQLKGMKVKKNNFSIVCADLSDIADYARVSDKAFKVMKKAFPGPFTFILPASNKLPKILQSNRKSIGIRVPDHPIPKALVRHLGNPIITTSVKDDVDDLLEYPNEIDIIINQNMNKADMIIDGGWSGITPSTVVSALDDEFEVVREGLGDFDEIL, encoded by the coding sequence ATGGAAGCAGAGGTAATACGAATATACGAGAGCGAACCCGATCTGGACAAAATCGAGCAGGTGGTACGTGTCTTGAAAGACGGAGGCATTATCATATATCCTACCGATACGGTTTATGCCATGGGCTGCGACATTTACCAGAACAGGGCTGTGGAGAAGCTTTCGCAACTGAAAGGGATGAAAGTGAAGAAAAACAATTTCTCCATTGTTTGTGCCGATCTCAGCGACATTGCCGATTATGCCCGCGTGAGCGACAAAGCCTTTAAGGTCATGAAAAAAGCCTTTCCGGGGCCTTTTACCTTTATTCTGCCTGCAAGCAATAAATTACCCAAAATACTGCAATCCAACAGGAAAAGCATCGGAATTCGTGTGCCCGATCACCCGATTCCGAAAGCTTTGGTCCGACACTTGGGCAATCCCATTATCACCACATCTGTTAAAGACGACGTGGATGATCTGCTGGAATATCCCAATGAAATTGACATCATTATCAATCAAAACATGAACAAAGCCGACATGATTATCGATGGCGGTTGGAGCGGAATAACTCCTTCAACCGTGGTTTCGGCCTTGGACGATGAATTTGAGGTAGTCCGCGAGGGGCTTGGCGACTTTGATGAAATTTTGTAA
- a CDS encoding lysophospholipid acyltransferase family protein encodes MKAVAFYLSLPFIYAVSYLPFPVLYAVSDVLIYPVLYKLLAYRKAVVRKNLENAFPEKTEQERIEIEVRFYHYLCDLFVESIKSFTISEKELRKRVHLEETKRLFEELEAMDLDGVLTMGHYGNYEWLVQAFDLLIYQQVLAPYHVLANPYFDRLFLKARSRFGTVLFPTRETMWAIRQKRERHFVVGLANDQSAPPKQSYWTTFLNQDTSFFWGTEKIPKKYGMPVIFVRMTRPQRGYYSIGFEWITKEPQKDLDGAILEKHAQLLEEQIKEKPELWLWSHKRWKHKRPHN; translated from the coding sequence TTGAAAGCTGTAGCCTTTTATTTGTCTTTACCTTTCATTTATGCTGTATCGTATCTGCCTTTTCCGGTACTTTATGCGGTTTCTGATGTATTGATTTATCCCGTACTTTATAAGCTTTTGGCCTACCGTAAAGCTGTAGTCCGTAAAAATTTGGAGAATGCCTTTCCCGAAAAAACGGAACAAGAAAGAATAGAAATCGAGGTTCGTTTTTACCATTATTTGTGCGATTTGTTCGTAGAATCGATTAAATCTTTTACCATTTCTGAAAAGGAATTGCGTAAGCGTGTGCATTTGGAGGAAACCAAAAGGCTTTTTGAAGAGCTTGAGGCCATGGATTTGGATGGTGTGTTGACCATGGGCCATTACGGCAATTACGAATGGCTTGTGCAAGCTTTTGACCTTTTGATTTATCAGCAAGTTTTGGCTCCCTACCATGTATTGGCCAATCCGTATTTCGATCGGCTTTTTCTAAAAGCGAGAAGTCGTTTCGGCACAGTCCTTTTTCCTACCCGAGAGACCATGTGGGCCATACGCCAAAAACGGGAAAGGCATTTTGTGGTTGGTTTGGCCAATGACCAATCGGCACCGCCAAAACAATCGTATTGGACTACTTTCTTGAATCAAGATACTTCCTTTTTTTGGGGTACGGAAAAGATCCCAAAGAAGTACGGTATGCCTGTAATTTTTGTTCGGATGACGCGGCCCCAGCGTGGATACTACAGTATCGGATTTGAATGGATTACGAAAGAACCTCAGAAGGATCTGGACGGGGCAATACTCGAAAAACATGCCCAATTGCTTGAAGAACAAATCAAAGAAAAACCAGAATTGTGGCTTTGGAGTCACAAGCGGTGGAAGCACAAACGCCCGCACAATTAA